A genomic segment from Actinoplanes sichuanensis encodes:
- a CDS encoding FAD-dependent monooxygenase: MIDVLIAGAGPNGLMLACELALAGLHPVVLERHRTPTGEPRANGLVGQVVRMLDRRGLYTRLTGDTDPPAPLPVFTFGAFPLDLTMLTDNPHYVIGVPQAQLEATLAARADELGVDIRRGHQVTGFHQDQDQVNVNLGDGTQLSCRFLVGADGGHSTVRRLAGIGFPGVTEDRSVSRTATVTVPASHLDPDTGGLRVPGYGPVTPFQHTRTPRGMIAWAPFPGRPAILSTKEWPDTPVGDDTPMDLAELRASVARVLGADLPFTADGTGLLRRLTSSNTRIADRYRVGRVLLLGDAAHVHPAIGGPGLNLGLQDAVNLGWKLAATIHGWAPDGLLDTYETERRPVAERVVMSTQAQSALIGPGDEITGLRELFAELLRKPEVTGHIAALMSGADITYPADPADPLAGRTAPDVTVHGECGPVRLAESTRTARPLLLDSTGTFAEVTAPWRDRVDVVTGKLEGTTASALLVRPDCFVAWSAGDPETLRTALSRFFGRPAR, from the coding sequence ATGATCGATGTCCTCATCGCCGGAGCCGGACCCAACGGCCTCATGCTCGCCTGCGAACTCGCCCTCGCCGGCCTCCACCCGGTCGTCCTGGAACGCCACCGCACCCCCACCGGCGAACCCCGCGCCAACGGCCTGGTCGGCCAGGTCGTGCGGATGCTCGACCGGCGCGGCCTGTACACCCGCCTCACCGGCGACACCGACCCACCGGCCCCGCTGCCCGTGTTCACGTTCGGCGCGTTCCCGCTGGACCTCACGATGCTCACCGACAACCCGCACTACGTGATCGGCGTCCCGCAGGCACAGCTGGAAGCCACCCTCGCCGCCCGCGCCGACGAACTCGGCGTCGACATCCGCCGCGGCCACCAGGTCACCGGCTTCCACCAAGACCAAGACCAGGTCAACGTCAACCTCGGCGACGGTACGCAACTCAGCTGCCGTTTCCTGGTCGGCGCCGACGGCGGGCACAGCACGGTACGCAGGCTCGCCGGCATCGGGTTTCCCGGCGTTACCGAGGACCGGTCGGTGTCACGGACCGCCACCGTGACGGTCCCCGCCTCCCACCTCGACCCGGACACCGGCGGCCTACGGGTCCCCGGCTACGGCCCGGTCACCCCGTTCCAGCACACCCGCACCCCGCGCGGCATGATCGCCTGGGCACCGTTCCCCGGCCGCCCGGCGATCCTGAGCACCAAGGAGTGGCCGGACACCCCGGTCGGCGACGACACCCCGATGGACCTGGCCGAACTGCGCGCCAGCGTGGCCCGGGTCCTCGGCGCCGACCTGCCGTTCACCGCCGACGGCACCGGCCTGCTGCGTCGGCTGACCAGCTCCAACACCCGCATCGCCGACCGCTACCGGGTGGGCCGGGTGCTGCTGCTCGGCGACGCCGCCCACGTGCACCCGGCGATCGGTGGCCCCGGCCTCAACCTGGGCCTGCAGGACGCGGTCAACCTGGGCTGGAAACTCGCCGCCACGATCCACGGCTGGGCGCCGGACGGGTTGCTCGACACCTACGAGACCGAACGCCGCCCGGTCGCCGAACGCGTCGTCATGTCCACCCAGGCCCAGTCGGCGCTGATCGGCCCCGGCGACGAGATCACCGGCCTACGGGAGCTGTTCGCCGAACTGCTGCGCAAACCGGAGGTCACCGGCCACATCGCGGCCCTGATGTCCGGCGCCGACATCACCTACCCCGCCGACCCGGCCGACCCGCTGGCCGGGCGCACCGCCCCCGACGTGACCGTGCACGGCGAGTGCGGCCCGGTGCGGCTGGCCGAGTCGACCCGCACCGCCCGCCCGCTGCTGCTGGACTCCACCGGCACGTTCGCCGAGGTCACCGCCCCGTGGCGGGACCGGGTCGACGTGGTCACCGGCAAACTGGAAGGCACGACCGCGAGCGCGTTGCTCGTACGCCCGGATTGTTTCGTCGCCTGGTCGGCGGGCGACCCGGAAACGCTGCGCACCGCCCTGTCCCGGTTT